A section of the Roseovarius sp. W115 genome encodes:
- a CDS encoding YeeE/YedE family protein: MENLIDRFGEAWLLAGVGCIVGILFGMAAYHSRFCLRAATVEVTQGSLGPRLVVWLIAFFAALASVQGLLLTGLVDLSAARQLSTTGSLSGAMIGGFVFGSGMILARGCVSRLLVLSASGNLRAIVTGLVVVLVAQASLSGVLAPLRERLAMSWTISGGETRNIANAVGVDAGIVTLLSTFFLIGALIWGARQKLAISQLVAAFLVGLAVCTGWFLTAKIAAASFEVIAVQSVTFTGPSTDTLMALVGSREIPLTFGFGLVVGVFLGALIFAIASGEARIQRFEPDVPMERYIFGGAMMGFGSMLAGGCAVGAGLTGGSVLAVTAWLAVLFMWIGALVTQRVLEAAVFARAKAG, translated from the coding sequence ATGGAAAACCTGATCGACAGATTTGGTGAGGCTTGGTTGCTGGCAGGGGTCGGTTGCATTGTTGGCATATTGTTTGGGATGGCGGCCTACCATTCGCGGTTTTGTCTTAGAGCCGCCACAGTGGAGGTTACACAAGGCTCCCTCGGTCCTCGGCTTGTTGTCTGGTTAATAGCCTTTTTCGCGGCTCTCGCCTCGGTTCAAGGGTTGCTACTTACAGGGCTCGTGGATTTAAGCGCAGCGCGCCAGCTTTCGACCACCGGGAGCCTGTCAGGCGCCATGATCGGCGGCTTTGTATTTGGAAGTGGCATGATCCTCGCCCGCGGATGTGTGAGCCGTCTGTTGGTGCTGTCAGCGTCTGGAAATCTGCGCGCCATTGTGACCGGTTTGGTAGTTGTTTTGGTTGCTCAGGCGTCCCTGAGTGGCGTACTTGCTCCACTGCGCGAGCGCCTCGCAATGTCTTGGACTATATCAGGCGGCGAAACGCGAAATATAGCCAACGCTGTCGGAGTGGACGCGGGCATAGTCACGCTCTTGAGCACATTTTTTTTGATTGGGGCTTTGATCTGGGGGGCTAGGCAAAAGCTCGCAATATCTCAACTTGTTGCGGCTTTTTTGGTAGGCCTTGCGGTTTGCACAGGATGGTTTCTGACAGCGAAGATCGCAGCTGCGTCCTTCGAAGTCATTGCCGTGCAATCTGTGACATTCACAGGCCCTTCGACCGACACGCTGATGGCGCTGGTCGGCTCGCGCGAGATACCTCTTACGTTCGGATTTGGTTTGGTGGTCGGCGTCTTTTTGGGCGCGCTAATTTTCGCTATTGCATCTGGCGAAGCCCGCATCCAACGGTTTGAACCAGACGTGCCGATGGAGAGGTACATTTTTGGTGGTGCTATGATGGGGTTCGGCAGCATGTTGGCCGGCGGCTGCGCGGTTGGTGCAGGGTTGACAGGTGGCTCGGTCTTGGCCGTGACGGCCTGGCTGGCCGTGCTTTTCATGTGGATCGGTGCCTTGGTGACCCAGCGTGTTCTGGAGGCCGCTGTTTTCGCAAGAGCTAAAGCTGGATAG
- the hemA gene encoding 5-aminolevulinate synthase yields MDYQAFFRAKLEGLRAEGNYRDFAELERKCGAFPQAKCHSGPEHVTVWCSNDYLGMGQHPAVLSAMHDALDSTGAGAGGTRNISGTTRAHVELEKELADLHGKDAALLFTSGYVSNWAALGTLAGSIPGLVVLSDALNHASMIEGIRHSRAQKVIWKHNDLNDLEAKLAALPANAPKLIAFESVYSMDGDIAPIKEICDLADRFGAMTYLDEVHAVGLYGPRGGGIAEREGLMDRLTVIEGTLGKAFGVMGGYIAASVELCDFVRSFASGFIFTTALPPSVAAGAVAAVRHLKESNTEREEQHAKVSDVRTRLDEIGLPHIDNSSHIIPVIVGDPNKCKFISDILMRDYGIYIQPINYPTVPKGTERLRITPSPVHSKADIDHLINALGTLWSQCELVRHPLAAQ; encoded by the coding sequence ATGGATTACCAGGCGTTCTTTCGGGCCAAGCTGGAAGGTCTGCGTGCCGAGGGCAACTATCGCGACTTTGCCGAGCTTGAACGCAAGTGCGGTGCATTTCCGCAAGCAAAGTGTCACAGCGGGCCCGAACACGTCACGGTATGGTGTTCCAATGACTATCTGGGCATGGGACAGCATCCAGCGGTTTTGTCCGCAATGCACGATGCGCTGGACAGCACGGGGGCAGGGGCTGGTGGTACGCGAAATATTTCTGGCACAACCCGCGCCCATGTAGAGCTAGAAAAAGAACTCGCTGATCTGCATGGCAAGGATGCCGCGCTGTTGTTCACCAGCGGCTATGTGTCAAACTGGGCGGCCCTCGGAACGCTTGCGGGGAGTATCCCCGGACTTGTGGTCCTGTCGGATGCATTGAACCACGCCTCAATGATCGAGGGCATCCGTCACAGCAGGGCGCAAAAGGTGATTTGGAAGCACAATGATCTAAACGATCTTGAGGCAAAGCTGGCAGCTTTGCCAGCCAATGCGCCCAAGCTTATTGCTTTTGAAAGCGTCTATTCAATGGATGGGGATATCGCGCCGATCAAAGAGATTTGTGATCTAGCAGATCGTTTTGGGGCCATGACATATCTAGACGAAGTACACGCTGTCGGTCTTTACGGTCCGCGCGGCGGAGGAATTGCCGAGCGCGAAGGGCTGATGGATCGCCTGACGGTGATTGAAGGCACACTAGGTAAGGCTTTTGGCGTAATGGGCGGATATATCGCCGCCTCTGTCGAGCTCTGCGATTTTGTGAGGTCTTTTGCCAGTGGCTTCATCTTTACTACAGCCCTGCCACCAAGCGTGGCAGCAGGTGCTGTGGCGGCTGTGCGGCATTTGAAAGAAAGCAATACGGAACGCGAGGAACAACACGCGAAAGTGTCGGATGTGCGGACGCGCCTGGATGAGATTGGCTTGCCCCATATAGACAATTCGAGCCACATCATCCCGGTGATTGTGGGCGATCCGAACAAATGCAAGTTTATCTCGGATATTCTGATGCGAGACTACGGGATTTATATTCAGCCGATCAATTATCCGACGGTGCCGAAGGGCACAGAGCGGTTGAGGATCACACCTTCTCCGGTTCATTCCAAAGCGGATATCGATCATCTGATCAACGCGCTGGGCACTTTGTGGTCGCAATGTGAGCTGGTGCGTCATCCTCTGGCGGCGCAGTAG
- a CDS encoding NAD(P)/FAD-dependent oxidoreductase — protein MKLSRRTFLGTSAAVAGTLAAPAVLADGHGKPRVVVVGGGAGGATAARYIAKDSKGEIDVTLIEPTRTYYTCFFSNLYLGGFKEVSDIGHTYGALAASGVNVVHDWAVGVDRDAKTVALAGGASVRYDKLILSPGIDFVEGAVEGWDISAQNAMPHAYKAGSQSELLKAQLEAMPEGGTFAMVAPPNPFRCPPGPYERISMVAHFLKNNNPTAKIIVADPKPKFSKMALFQEGWANHYEGMVDWIGEDFGGGNVSVDPAAMTVTIDGEETKVDVCNVIPAMKAGRIAELAGVTDGNWAPVNAADMSSKADPDIHVLGDAAAQGDMPKSGFAANSQAKVCANAVRGALTGSKVFPAKFSNTCWSLIAANDGVKVGATYEATEEKIAKVDGFISEVGESSDVRKATYEESEGWYTGITTDMLG, from the coding sequence ATGAAACTTAGCAGACGCACGTTCCTGGGAACGTCTGCAGCCGTGGCAGGCACCCTGGCGGCCCCCGCTGTCTTGGCGGATGGGCATGGTAAACCCCGCGTTGTGGTCGTGGGCGGTGGCGCCGGTGGCGCCACGGCAGCGCGTTACATCGCCAAGGACAGCAAGGGCGAGATTGACGTCACCCTTATCGAGCCGACGCGCACCTACTACACTTGCTTTTTCTCGAACCTCTATCTTGGCGGGTTCAAAGAGGTCAGCGATATCGGTCATACCTATGGCGCCTTGGCGGCAAGTGGCGTGAATGTTGTGCATGATTGGGCGGTGGGTGTGGATCGTGATGCAAAAACCGTGGCGCTGGCCGGTGGTGCCAGCGTGCGGTATGACAAGCTGATCCTTAGTCCCGGGATCGATTTTGTCGAAGGTGCCGTAGAGGGTTGGGATATCAGCGCGCAGAATGCGATGCCGCACGCCTATAAGGCTGGATCACAGTCTGAACTGCTTAAGGCGCAGCTGGAGGCCATGCCAGAGGGCGGCACTTTTGCCATGGTGGCCCCGCCAAATCCGTTTCGCTGCCCACCCGGACCCTATGAGCGAATTTCGATGGTAGCGCATTTCCTAAAAAACAATAATCCCACCGCGAAGATCATCGTGGCAGACCCAAAGCCGAAATTCTCGAAAATGGCGCTGTTCCAGGAAGGCTGGGCCAACCACTACGAAGGCATGGTGGACTGGATCGGCGAAGATTTTGGCGGTGGCAATGTGTCGGTCGATCCGGCTGCCATGACCGTCACGATCGACGGTGAGGAAACCAAGGTTGATGTCTGCAACGTGATCCCCGCGATGAAGGCTGGCCGTATTGCGGAATTGGCAGGCGTGACCGACGGCAACTGGGCCCCCGTCAACGCCGCTGACATGTCGTCTAAGGCAGATCCGGACATCCACGTGCTGGGTGATGCCGCGGCACAGGGTGACATGCCCAAATCGGGCTTTGCTGCCAACAGCCAGGCCAAGGTCTGCGCCAATGCGGTACGCGGGGCACTGACCGGGTCCAAGGTCTTCCCGGCCAAGTTCTCGAACACCTGTTGGTCGCTTATTGCCGCGAATGACGGCGTCAAAGTTGGTGCCACTTACGAGGCCACGGAAGAGAAGATTGCCAAGGTTGATGGTTTCATCAGCGAAGTCGGCGAAAGCTCGGACGTGCGCAAGGCCACCTATGAAGAATCCGAAGGCTGGTACACCGGCATCACCACGGACATGCTGGGATAA
- a CDS encoding DUF302 domain-containing protein yields the protein MKHLITAISLGLATTAYAEEAVTVPFDGSFEDAAFAVESAIVDKGLVIDYVSHVGEMLARTGADVGSDKMLFKEADIFIFCSAVVSREVMEVNPMNIAHCPYGIFVAENADGVVIGYRSYPEGEMQKVQDLLAGLVAEAVED from the coding sequence ATGAAACACCTGATCACTGCAATATCGCTTGGGCTGGCTACAACTGCTTATGCGGAAGAGGCCGTAACGGTCCCATTTGATGGCTCTTTCGAGGATGCAGCTTTTGCCGTTGAAAGCGCTATCGTGGATAAGGGGCTGGTGATCGACTACGTCAGCCATGTGGGCGAAATGTTGGCCCGTACAGGCGCCGATGTAGGCAGCGACAAAATGCTCTTCAAGGAGGCCGATATCTTCATCTTTTGCTCGGCCGTGGTGTCGCGCGAAGTGATGGAAGTGAACCCGATGAACATAGCACATTGCCCCTATGGGATTTTTGTGGCTGAAAATGCTGATGGCGTCGTGATCGGCTATCGCAGCTATCCCGAAGGTGAAATGCAGAAAGTACAAGACCTGTTGGCCGGTCTCGTTGCCGAGGCTGTGGAGGACTAA
- a CDS encoding MBL fold metallo-hydrolase, whose product MRNLIGPIALVLACPALADENIADQYPGSALYSKPVEVIPYVWSAIGATAPPTYENTGHNNNLSFIVTGDGVIVINGGAAYVLAKALHEEIKKITDQPVKLVLNENGQGHAMLGNGYWSEQGVPIVAHVDAADEFEEYGAQILERMKRYNLEKAEGTFLASPTETFEEEYLIEMGDFKIEALYLGPAHSPGDISVWLPEQSLVIAGDMAFHERMLPIFEDTMTADWLETWETEFETLGATYVIPGHGHPTNMAQVRRYTKDYLVYLREKIGEHLDNGGDLADAYYVDQSPYAHLHTFDELATINAGRVYEQMEFE is encoded by the coding sequence ATGCGAAATCTGATTGGACCAATTGCTTTGGTGTTAGCTTGTCCGGCGCTGGCGGATGAGAATATCGCAGATCAGTACCCTGGCTCAGCACTCTATTCCAAGCCGGTGGAGGTGATTCCGTATGTTTGGTCTGCCATCGGTGCAACCGCCCCGCCCACCTACGAAAACACCGGCCACAACAACAACCTAAGCTTCATAGTCACCGGCGATGGCGTGATCGTGATCAACGGCGGTGCGGCTTACGTTTTGGCCAAAGCCTTGCACGAAGAAATCAAAAAAATCACGGACCAACCCGTGAAATTGGTGCTCAACGAGAACGGTCAGGGGCACGCGATGCTGGGGAACGGCTATTGGTCCGAGCAGGGTGTGCCAATTGTCGCGCATGTGGACGCGGCAGACGAGTTCGAAGAATATGGGGCCCAGATTCTAGAGCGAATGAAGCGCTATAACCTTGAAAAGGCTGAAGGTACTTTTCTGGCCAGCCCGACCGAGACTTTTGAGGAAGAATACCTCATCGAAATGGGCGACTTCAAAATCGAAGCGCTTTACCTTGGCCCAGCCCACAGTCCCGGCGATATCTCGGTCTGGCTACCAGAGCAAAGCTTGGTGATCGCGGGCGACATGGCCTTTCATGAACGCATGCTGCCCATCTTTGAGGACACCATGACTGCAGACTGGCTGGAAACTTGGGAAACTGAGTTTGAGACTTTGGGAGCAACCTATGTCATCCCCGGCCACGGCCACCCGACAAACATGGCCCAAGTTCGGCGCTACACAAAAGACTACCTCGTCTATTTACGCGAGAAGATTGGTGAGCATCTGGACAATGGGGGTGATTTGGCGGACGCCTACTACGTAGACCAATCGCCATACGCGCATCTGCACACTTTTGACGAACTTGCGACCATAAATGCCGGGCGCGTTTACGAGCAGATGGAATTTGAATAG
- a CDS encoding c-type cytochrome, whose protein sequence is MASKRQILTLLSGLICGASNALADTADIEAGKAIFNQCKGCHEVGNGARHRIGPHLNGLFGRTAGSHDDFRYSKSFQRAGAGGLEWHAETLDTFLENPRSMTSGTRMSFRGLKDPKDRVNLISFLRTFSDDPANIPEADPTFPSTDHDLDPTILALKGDPEYGEYLSGECTTCHQAAGGDDGIPSIVLWPEEDFVVAMHAYKQKQRKHPVMQMVAGSLGDEEIAALAAYFGQLEE, encoded by the coding sequence ATGGCATCCAAGCGCCAAATACTGACCTTATTGTCCGGTTTGATCTGCGGAGCGTCCAATGCTTTGGCCGACACAGCAGACATTGAAGCGGGCAAGGCGATTTTCAACCAGTGCAAAGGATGTCATGAGGTCGGAAACGGGGCCAGGCACCGTATTGGCCCTCATCTGAACGGTCTATTCGGACGAACCGCTGGAAGCCACGACGATTTTCGCTACTCTAAGAGTTTTCAGCGAGCCGGAGCCGGTGGATTAGAATGGCATGCGGAAACCCTGGACACCTTTCTGGAAAACCCACGGTCGATGACAAGCGGGACACGGATGAGTTTTCGCGGTTTGAAGGATCCAAAAGACCGTGTGAACCTGATTTCCTTTCTACGGACGTTCTCGGACGATCCGGCCAACATCCCCGAAGCTGACCCCACATTTCCGTCAACGGATCACGATCTTGATCCGACGATATTGGCACTGAAGGGTGATCCTGAGTACGGCGAGTATCTGAGCGGTGAATGCACGACATGCCACCAGGCCGCAGGCGGCGATGACGGTATTCCGTCCATCGTGTTGTGGCCAGAAGAGGATTTCGTGGTCGCCATGCACGCCTACAAACAGAAGCAACGCAAGCATCCGGTCATGCAGATGGTGGCCGGGAGTTTGGGCGACGAGGAGATCGCCGCACTGGCCGCCTATTTTGGCCAACTTGAAGAATAA
- a CDS encoding MBL fold metallo-hydrolase, with product MFSSMPQDELDPVIAEFGLSKDQLKSACNIALYRDGQNTVLFDVGSGPDFMPTAGMVVESLEELGLSPDDITHVVFTHAHPDHIWGLLDEFDDPLFTEATYMMGRDEWAYWWDPDTVNTIGEARAAFAVGAKRRMESIEDQVALIDDGQEILPGIAAVASFGHTPGHMSFELRNGSDAAMVVGDAIGNHHVAFARPDWLSGSDQDMEQAAVTRQGLLDRLAHEQMTMVGFHLPDGGMGRVETTGNAYRFVGENL from the coding sequence TTGTTCAGTTCGATGCCGCAGGACGAGCTAGACCCAGTGATTGCAGAATTCGGTCTGTCCAAAGATCAGCTGAAATCAGCTTGTAATATTGCACTTTACCGCGATGGACAAAACACGGTGCTTTTTGACGTCGGTTCTGGTCCCGACTTTATGCCAACTGCCGGTATGGTGGTTGAGTCGTTGGAAGAGTTGGGTCTTTCTCCGGACGACATCACCCATGTTGTTTTTACGCACGCGCACCCAGATCACATATGGGGTCTGCTTGACGAGTTTGATGACCCTCTCTTCACAGAAGCCACGTACATGATGGGCCGGGATGAGTGGGCTTATTGGTGGGACCCTGATACCGTGAACACCATTGGTGAGGCCCGTGCGGCCTTTGCAGTCGGTGCCAAACGCCGCATGGAAAGCATCGAAGATCAGGTCGCACTTATCGACGATGGTCAGGAGATACTGCCTGGCATCGCGGCGGTAGCTTCCTTTGGCCACACGCCCGGCCATATGAGCTTTGAACTGCGCAATGGATCTGATGCGGCAATGGTCGTGGGCGATGCCATTGGCAATCACCATGTGGCTTTTGCACGTCCTGATTGGTTGAGCGGGTCAGACCAAGACATGGAGCAAGCGGCTGTGACCCGACAAGGCCTGCTTGACCGCTTAGCGCATGAACAGATGACCATGGTAGGCTTTCACCTACCGGATGGCGGTATGGGGCGGGTCGAAACGACCGGCAATGCCTATCGCTTTGTTGGAGAAAATCTATGA